A region of Chloracidobacterium sp. DNA encodes the following proteins:
- a CDS encoding MotA/TolQ/ExbB proton channel family protein: MNYRKLLYSGVIIFLLSILLGIIGTLWNIYGSFDALEKTESAGIGAVGDGIARALIFTIVSLAGCAVGFGMMIYAGVKLRK; this comes from the coding sequence ATGAACTATCGAAAGTTGCTTTATAGTGGAGTTATCATTTTCCTTCTTAGCATTTTGCTAGGGATTATTGGGACTCTGTGGAATATTTATGGTAGTTTCGATGCCTTGGAGAAAACTGAATCCGCAGGGATTGGGGCAGTCGGTGATGGAATTGCGCGTGCCTTGATCTTCACTATTGTTAGCCTGGCAGGTTGCGCGGTTGGATTTGGAATGATGATATATGCAGGCGTGAAGCTCAGAAAGTAA
- a CDS encoding oligopeptide transporter, OPT family: MKNPFLENFRPYIPDVTTLRELTPVPLIVGTLLGIVFGASSLYLVLKTGLTVSASIPVAVIAITLFRLLSKIGMRDATILEANVMQTAGSAGESIAFGIGVTMPAIMILGFDLDITRVMLVAILGGLLGILMMIPLRRALIKEQHGFLKYPEGTACAEVLKAGASKESREASHEGDTHGDDGAALRGGKIISIGFAIGFLFNALMKVLFFWKESPGYDFSEKGFKGGSIGSDNDPTLLGVGYIIGPKIAGLMMGGGVLSYLVLIPIIKFFGDAVTSPVAPEISKTISEMSPGQVRGAYILYIGAGAVAMAGMISLARSLPTIWSGLKGGLADLRGGSAESNANLPRTDQDLSMKWVIIGVIVLIAAIMLFPQLGLSVFVSPFVSLFGAILIIVLGFLFVTVSSRLTGEVGSSSNPISGMTVATLLITCLVFLGLGWTAADPYFVTALSIGGIVCIAASNGGTTSQDLKTGFWVGGTPWRQQIAILVGALASALVLGSLLIMLNNNETYFQKIDAANPVFSKTITEDKLFKQGGQPQIEKVSNGKYKDTDTTTYRVWQNTEPKDGQVGKYLIDQSGKPVYFVDPGINGILKKDEDGNDLTRYDAPKATLMSYIIKGVLGQNLPWGLVILGAMIAIVLELAGVPSLAFAVGIYLPLSTSAPIFFGGIVRYLVDIYLKRKLAAENLTEEQIIAETDKSSGVLMASGYIAGGAIAGILIALFAVQPTLKGIQDAAEHWSKGSNPFFTGDYSDILGILPFVVLMVVLYTVGREWWLAGKKTA; this comes from the coding sequence ATGAAAAATCCTTTTCTCGAGAATTTCCGGCCTTATATACCTGATGTAACCACTCTGCGCGAACTCACACCGGTTCCATTGATTGTAGGCACGCTGCTGGGCATTGTCTTTGGAGCTTCGTCTCTTTATCTCGTGCTCAAGACCGGATTGACGGTCTCGGCTTCGATTCCGGTGGCCGTTATCGCGATCACGTTGTTTCGGCTTCTTTCAAAGATCGGAATGCGAGACGCAACGATCCTCGAAGCTAATGTGATGCAGACGGCCGGCTCGGCGGGCGAATCGATTGCTTTTGGTATCGGCGTGACCATGCCGGCGATTATGATCCTCGGCTTTGATCTAGATATCACAAGAGTGATGCTGGTCGCGATTCTGGGCGGTTTACTGGGAATTTTGATGATGATCCCGCTCCGTCGGGCGCTTATAAAAGAACAGCACGGCTTTCTCAAATATCCGGAAGGTACGGCTTGCGCCGAGGTCCTTAAGGCCGGTGCATCTAAAGAGTCTCGTGAAGCGTCGCACGAAGGGGACACTCATGGTGACGACGGCGCTGCTCTTCGCGGAGGCAAGATCATCTCGATAGGTTTTGCGATAGGGTTTCTATTCAATGCATTGATGAAGGTACTCTTTTTCTGGAAAGAATCGCCGGGTTATGATTTTTCTGAAAAAGGGTTTAAAGGTGGCTCTATCGGTTCTGACAATGACCCGACACTGCTCGGAGTCGGCTACATCATAGGCCCCAAGATCGCCGGTTTGATGATGGGCGGCGGTGTATTGTCTTACCTCGTCCTTATACCGATCATCAAGTTTTTTGGCGACGCAGTGACAAGCCCGGTCGCACCAGAAATAAGCAAAACTATTAGCGAGATGTCGCCCGGACAGGTTCGCGGCGCCTATATTCTTTATATCGGAGCCGGTGCGGTTGCGATGGCAGGTATGATCTCACTTGCTCGCAGTCTGCCGACGATATGGAGCGGGCTGAAAGGCGGCCTTGCAGATCTTCGCGGAGGATCGGCGGAATCGAACGCTAATCTGCCTCGAACCGATCAGGACCTCTCGATGAAATGGGTCATTATCGGTGTGATAGTTTTGATCGCCGCAATAATGCTGTTCCCTCAACTGGGGCTGAGTGTTTTTGTCAGCCCGTTTGTGTCGCTATTCGGCGCGATCCTTATTATTGTCCTCGGATTTTTATTTGTGACTGTTTCGTCACGGCTGACGGGTGAGGTCGGTTCGTCCTCAAATCCGATTTCGGGAATGACGGTCGCGACCCTGCTAATTACCTGTCTGGTTTTTCTTGGATTGGGATGGACGGCGGCTGACCCTTACTTTGTAACGGCGTTGTCGATCGGCGGCATCGTATGTATCGCGGCATCAAATGGCGGCACGACCTCACAGGATCTGAAAACAGGTTTCTGGGTTGGCGGAACTCCGTGGCGCCAGCAGATCGCGATCCTTGTAGGTGCTCTCGCATCTGCCTTGGTCCTCGGTTCGCTGCTCATTATGCTCAACAACAATGAGACATACTTCCAAAAAATAGACGCGGCAAATCCTGTTTTCTCAAAAACGATCACTGAGGATAAACTCTTCAAACAGGGCGGCCAGCCACAAATCGAGAAGGTCAGCAACGGCAAATACAAAGATACGGATACAACTACCTATCGTGTTTGGCAGAACACTGAGCCAAAAGACGGCCAGGTCGGCAAGTATCTGATCGATCAATCTGGAAAGCCTGTATATTTCGTCGATCCCGGCATCAACGGTATTCTCAAAAAAGACGAAGACGGCAACGATCTAACGCGATATGACGCACCTAAAGCGACGCTGATGAGCTATATCATCAAAGGCGTACTTGGTCAGAATTTGCCGTGGGGACTCGTGATTCTCGGCGCAATGATCGCCATTGTTCTTGAACTTGCGGGGGTGCCGTCGCTGGCATTCGCGGTTGGGATATATCTACCACTCTCGACATCGGCACCGATCTTTTTCGGCGGCATCGTCAGATATCTAGTCGATATATATCTGAAACGCAAACTGGCGGCCGAAAATCTGACAGAGGAACAGATCATTGCCGAAACCGACAAATCGAGCGGCGTTCTGATGGCATCAGGCTACATCGCCGGTGGAGCGATAGCAGGTATCCTTATTGCTCTTTTTGCAGTTCAGCCGACGCTTAAAGGAATTCAGGATGCGGCTGAACACTGGTCGAAAGGCAGCAATCCTTTCTTTACCGGAGATTACTCGGACATTCTCGGTATTCTGCCTTTTGTCGTATTGATGGTTGTGCTCTATACGGTCGGCCGCGAATGGTGGTTGGCGGGTAAGAAGACGGCTTAG
- a CDS encoding PilZ domain-containing protein: protein MIRELITRFNRSLSERMVSSRRRHKAPMKVWFEPEVNTDQARDEALSACICGEIADISRTGIGFIVPSIRIKEKYLVGQQRNLNIEIELPTGKIFMRAVGCRYEKVGVHLSAERFFVGAQILNLTGVDKENYETFLQNGNRPARGAASMELGN, encoded by the coding sequence ATGATACGTGAACTAATAACCAGATTCAACCGCTCGCTGTCCGAACGCATGGTCTCGTCTCGGCGTCGTCATAAGGCTCCGATGAAGGTTTGGTTCGAGCCGGAAGTGAATACGGATCAAGCGCGAGATGAAGCTCTTTCGGCCTGCATTTGTGGTGAGATCGCTGATATAAGTCGAACCGGCATCGGATTCATAGTTCCATCGATTCGTATCAAAGAGAAATATCTGGTCGGCCAGCAACGCAACCTCAATATTGAGATTGAACTTCCCACCGGGAAAATTTTTATGCGGGCAGTCGGATGCCGTTACGAAAAAGTAGGTGTCCACTTGTCAGCGGAGCGTTTTTTCGTAGGAGCTCAAATACTGAATCTCACGGGCGTCGACAAAGAAAACTACGAAACATTCCTACAAAACGGCAATCGGCCCGCACGTGGCGCGGCAAGTATGGAGCTTGGCAATTGA
- a CDS encoding Gfo/Idh/MocA family oxidoreductase, whose protein sequence is MKNMVGIGIIGTGFARSVQIPAFLSCENARIVSVASGSIENARSTADEFGVEHYTDDWKETIRHDELDLVCITTPPYLHREMVLLALEHEKHILCEKPMSMNIAEAVEMAKAADLVNVLSLIDHELRFQHGRQTAFAMLRLGEIGKVRHAKYNFQAPHRGDPNRQWNWWSDKEQGGGALGAINSHIVDSFHWLLGTSISSVFCQLHTVIKERRDQSGTLRQVTSDDEANMLLRFADSELTEDATGMVSVSMTAGPKYQNRMEIFGTDGVMRIDHRGELFVAKTGEDDWNEIEVELGESIKGVPDTGFARGFTAFAPKIVDAISKGKNFIENAATFDDGVQIQRVLDAARESDATKCAVAI, encoded by the coding sequence ATGAAAAACATGGTTGGTATTGGGATTATTGGAACCGGTTTCGCCAGAAGTGTTCAGATTCCGGCTTTTTTGTCCTGCGAAAATGCAAGGATAGTTTCGGTGGCAAGCGGCAGCATCGAAAACGCACGTTCGACAGCCGACGAGTTTGGCGTTGAACATTATACCGATGATTGGAAAGAGACCATTCGTCACGACGAGTTGGATCTTGTCTGTATCACAACACCGCCTTACCTTCACCGCGAGATGGTCCTTCTGGCTCTCGAACATGAAAAGCACATCTTGTGTGAAAAACCGATGTCGATGAACATCGCCGAAGCGGTTGAGATGGCTAAGGCGGCTGATTTAGTAAATGTACTGTCTCTCATCGATCACGAGCTGCGTTTTCAACATGGAAGGCAGACCGCTTTTGCGATGCTGCGGCTTGGTGAGATCGGAAAGGTCCGTCACGCAAAATATAATTTCCAAGCTCCGCATCGCGGCGATCCGAACAGGCAATGGAACTGGTGGTCGGACAAAGAGCAGGGCGGCGGAGCTTTGGGAGCGATAAATTCTCACATAGTTGATTCATTTCACTGGCTTCTTGGAACAAGCATTTCAAGTGTGTTCTGCCAATTGCACACGGTCATTAAAGAACGGCGAGATCAGTCCGGAACTCTTAGGCAAGTTACATCAGACGACGAAGCGAATATGCTGCTGCGTTTTGCTGACAGCGAACTGACTGAGGATGCGACAGGAATGGTCTCTGTTTCAATGACTGCGGGTCCTAAATATCAGAATCGCATGGAAATATTCGGCACGGATGGTGTCATGAGGATCGATCACCGCGGCGAACTTTTTGTCGCCAAGACCGGTGAAGATGACTGGAATGAGATCGAAGTCGAACTCGGCGAATCGATCAAAGGTGTGCCCGATACAGGCTTTGCACGCGGATTTACGGCCTTTGCCCCGAAGATAGTGGATGCAATAAGTAAGGGTAAGAATTTTATAGAAAATGCTGCGACGTTCGATGACGGCGTTCAAATTCAGCGTGTGCTTGATGCTGCCAGAGAATCAGACGCCACAAAATGTGCTGTCGCGATCTGA
- a CDS encoding proprotein convertase P-domain-containing protein, with translation MFTSSRVSSRLIVVSLALIVVAAIAANAKWGSGAISFASEPSISMTEAKQESAGATAMFTIGTCDTAGPIEVEATAGTTGPTAYADLKTAFDAINAGTHQGSIDVEVCGNTTETATAALNSGTVAPAAYTSVTVRPVGASRTITGSIIGAIIKLNGADNVTMDGRIGGTGRNLTVSNSNTAAATAAIWLASVAAGNGASNNVIRNLELAAGATQNTLTVSTFGIIMCGTTISTSSDGVDNDNNQFIFNRIIRARYGIVTRAGTTDFAINPVVTDNIIGPSSFGADQIGKVGILMQSDTGAVVSRNTVQFVGGDFANTTGGADRVGIGIGSESWGIATPGTRASSNYTVTKNIVHDVIEERTFSAAGIVLATINGTSATNDLVANNFIYNVKANGTFGDQVVGLGIAGGHTSTVAFNSIFLSGDVDPNASAGATTMFGNGIRVGNNSSTGFANLTVKNNSVHMDLSSSSGPTVRFYAITGPAAAYDWGTGGENNNNLYINPANTQQVTGGLATASGATTTTQFATLANWQTAYTTPATQDGASIQADPLYVTGTDLHIQLASPNESSAVSIAGVSDDIDGQTRPGTPDIGADEIFLGTPTNTATASPTPTNTFTPTNTATATNTATSTPTPLGCGGTFSYTGPAVAITDNVPAGINFTIPVSGIGNPIADINFSFDGTQSADPLSTTPGINHSWVGDLIVKVTSPLGTTVTVYDRPGVPLSTFGCSSNNLAQLALDDDGGFPSIETQCGVDTNAAFPTGTFSPNNPLSAFDGQTTNGDWIINISDNGGGDTGSARAFSLTIDSSCGTVTPTNTTTPTNTTTPTNTTTPTNTATPTNTATATNTPTASPSATFTATPTAACTPFNYANTTAITINDNAAGAPYPSDIAVSGLTGTVYKVSVKLNGLSHTFPDDIDIMLVGPGGQNALVMSDVGGSDDVTGITLTIDDDSALALPDGTLLSTGSYRAANYDTTTDVFPAPAPAPAAPPASGLLLQTFAGTNPNGTWSLYVRDDVGTDLGSIAGGWELNITTDSLTCATPTSTATASPTPTSTFTATNTATATSTATATLTASPTPTNTNTATATATASPTPGGELVVVDLTTANQITITATSGVSAATVSGDTTTGFYFENMFANAGAFTFTTPTLVSGTLTAASVPTDNSPALFRSSSTTEPGLNSWSYSATATTTFTSGQVAFSGTGTWTTNAVVYAALLTASTTGNIYFPADDVSDLGTATLLGTYSVILPGGSTPTATNTATATATNTATPTATVTPGGASSVAGTVTYGNPASPTTKFISNATVASTVGSPLVTTTTAAPGGTAGQYTLTGFGAGNYTIGVTKTTGQNGISSADAARIAQHVSAVSVIPTSRQRIAADVTNNGALSSTDAAQIARFVSGLGPPIGITNTWRFFVPSVTEPTFPIGASPTTRSYTDPIGVQTGQDYIGILVGEVTGNWAAGPLRPAAGPERSTAIAAPRLVTPADSEVIIPVAINGAVNKGIISYEFDLRYDPTVIQPQAEPVDLAGTVSRGLTAVANPNEPGLLRVVMYGAYPIDSNGLLLNLKFTAVGAPGSTSPLTWENVMFNEGDPGTLTTDGAIELSASAPNQAELTGRVVNTMGQGIANARVTLTDTTTGAVRSAMSNGFGVYRFGGLTVGQTYTVSVDSKHSTFAPLTVSITGQSVSTDMIAAQ, from the coding sequence ATGTTTACGTCGTCAAGAGTGTCGTCCCGTCTAATTGTTGTTTCACTTGCCCTGATCGTTGTAGCCGCCATTGCAGCAAACGCAAAGTGGGGCAGCGGAGCAATTTCATTTGCGTCTGAGCCATCTATATCTATGACCGAGGCTAAGCAAGAGTCTGCTGGTGCGACCGCGATGTTTACCATCGGCACCTGCGACACTGCCGGCCCGATCGAGGTCGAGGCAACGGCGGGAACGACGGGGCCAACAGCCTACGCTGATCTCAAGACAGCCTTCGATGCGATTAACGCCGGAACCCATCAGGGAAGCATCGATGTTGAAGTATGCGGCAACACTACTGAGACTGCGACGGCTGCTCTTAATTCTGGAACGGTGGCACCCGCAGCTTACACTAGTGTAACGGTTCGCCCGGTCGGAGCCTCCAGAACGATCACCGGCAGTATCATCGGTGCCATCATTAAACTCAATGGTGCTGATAACGTCACGATGGACGGACGCATAGGCGGTACCGGTCGCAATCTGACCGTGTCGAATTCGAACACAGCCGCGGCAACAGCCGCGATCTGGTTAGCCAGCGTGGCTGCCGGCAACGGAGCGAGCAATAACGTGATACGCAATCTTGAGCTTGCAGCAGGCGCTACTCAGAATACGTTGACTGTCTCCACGTTCGGAATAATAATGTGCGGAACTACCATCAGTACTAGTTCCGATGGCGTCGATAATGATAATAATCAGTTTATTTTCAATCGCATTATAAGGGCAAGATACGGCATAGTGACGCGTGCAGGCACTACAGATTTCGCCATAAATCCTGTGGTAACTGACAATATCATCGGGCCATCAAGTTTCGGTGCGGATCAGATCGGAAAAGTGGGAATTCTCATGCAGTCGGACACTGGGGCCGTCGTCAGCCGTAATACCGTCCAGTTCGTTGGCGGCGATTTTGCGAATACTACTGGTGGAGCCGATCGCGTTGGAATAGGAATTGGCAGCGAATCGTGGGGTATTGCGACTCCCGGTACCCGTGCATCCAGTAATTACACCGTAACCAAAAACATTGTTCATGACGTGATCGAAGAAAGGACATTCTCCGCCGCCGGTATTGTGTTGGCCACCATCAACGGAACGTCTGCGACAAACGATCTGGTTGCGAATAATTTTATCTACAACGTCAAAGCGAATGGAACCTTTGGCGATCAAGTAGTGGGACTTGGTATTGCCGGAGGCCATACTTCGACCGTCGCGTTCAACTCAATTTTCTTGTCCGGTGACGTTGATCCGAATGCTTCCGCGGGAGCTACAACAATGTTTGGAAACGGCATCCGCGTTGGTAACAACAGCAGCACCGGTTTTGCCAACCTCACAGTAAAAAATAACAGTGTACACATGGATCTCAGTTCTTCAAGCGGCCCAACGGTTAGGTTTTACGCGATCACGGGACCAGCTGCAGCCTATGACTGGGGAACCGGCGGCGAAAATAACAATAACCTCTACATTAATCCTGCCAATACGCAGCAGGTCACAGGTGGTTTAGCTACCGCAAGTGGAGCTACTACAACAACTCAGTTCGCAACACTTGCAAATTGGCAGACGGCGTACACGACTCCTGCTACACAGGACGGAGCCTCGATTCAGGCAGATCCGCTCTATGTAACAGGGACGGACCTGCATATTCAGCTAGCATCTCCGAATGAAAGCTCGGCGGTAAGCATAGCGGGGGTTTCTGATGATATTGATGGACAAACTCGTCCGGGCACACCTGATATAGGTGCGGATGAGATTTTCCTTGGAACGCCGACAAATACAGCAACAGCATCGCCTACTCCAACAAATACGTTTACGCCGACAAATACCGCAACGGCGACTAATACGGCAACAAGTACGCCGACTCCTCTCGGCTGTGGAGGTACTTTTAGCTACACAGGACCTGCGGTTGCTATAACCGACAATGTTCCGGCCGGTATTAATTTCACGATCCCGGTCAGCGGCATTGGAAATCCGATCGCGGATATCAATTTCAGTTTTGATGGTACACAAAGTGCCGATCCTCTCTCGACTACTCCCGGCATCAACCATTCTTGGGTTGGTGATCTTATAGTAAAGGTTACGTCTCCTCTGGGAACTACCGTAACAGTCTATGACCGTCCCGGTGTTCCGTTATCAACATTCGGCTGTAGCAGTAACAACCTTGCCCAGTTGGCATTGGATGACGACGGAGGATTCCCATCGATCGAGACGCAGTGCGGAGTAGACACGAATGCAGCATTCCCGACGGGAACATTCTCGCCGAACAACCCACTGAGTGCGTTTGACGGTCAGACGACAAATGGAGACTGGATTATAAACATTAGTGACAACGGCGGCGGAGATACAGGCTCAGCGAGAGCATTCTCGCTTACGATCGACAGTTCGTGTGGTACTGTAACGCCGACAAACACGACGACCCCAACAAACACGACGACGCCGACAAATACAACAACTCCTACAAATACGGCGACTCCGACCAATACCGCAACTGCAACCAATACGCCGACTGCATCACCCTCGGCTACGTTCACGGCAACTCCGACAGCTGCTTGTACGCCATTCAATTATGCAAATACGACGGCGATCACTATTAACGATAACGCCGCTGGTGCTCCATACCCTTCTGATATTGCGGTTTCAGGGCTTACAGGCACCGTTTACAAGGTTAGCGTTAAACTCAATGGCCTAAGCCATACGTTCCCGGACGACATTGACATTATGTTGGTTGGCCCAGGCGGACAGAATGCTCTTGTCATGTCGGATGTGGGAGGATCTGATGATGTCACGGGTATAACACTAACTATCGATGACGATTCCGCTCTAGCTCTGCCTGATGGCACTCTGCTTTCTACAGGATCCTATCGAGCAGCTAACTATGACACTACGACAGATGTTTTCCCGGCTCCGGCCCCGGCCCCAGCGGCTCCACCGGCGAGCGGATTGTTACTACAGACATTTGCAGGAACAAATCCAAACGGAACTTGGTCGCTTTATGTGCGAGACGATGTTGGCACTGATCTCGGCAGCATTGCTGGTGGATGGGAGTTGAACATTACGACGGATTCGCTGACATGTGCAACGCCAACGAGTACGGCAACAGCATCACCGACGCCTACGAGTACATTTACCGCGACAAATACGGCGACCGCGACAAGCACGGCGACGGCGACCTTAACAGCATCGCCTACTCCGACGAATACGAATACTGCGACCGCAACTGCGACAGCGTCACCGACGCCGGGCGGGGAGTTGGTGGTGGTTGATCTGACCACAGCAAACCAGATCACGATCACCGCGACCAGCGGTGTGTCAGCGGCCACCGTTAGCGGCGACACCACCACGGGCTTCTACTTTGAGAATATGTTCGCTAATGCGGGAGCATTCACGTTCACCACGCCGACCTTGGTCAGCGGTACTCTGACGGCGGCCTCGGTGCCGACGGACAACTCGCCGGCGCTGTTCCGTTCCAGCAGTACCACCGAACCGGGTCTGAACTCATGGAGCTACTCTGCAACAGCAACAACAACCTTTACCTCCGGACAGGTGGCATTCAGCGGTACTGGCACTTGGACGACCAATGCAGTCGTATATGCGGCCCTCTTGACCGCTTCGACCACCGGCAACATCTATTTCCCTGCGGATGATGTGAGCGACTTGGGCACCGCCACGCTGCTCGGTACTTACAGCGTTATCCTGCCCGGCGGCTCGACGCCGACGGCGACAAATACGGCCACAGCGACTGCTACCAACACTGCAACGCCGACTGCGACTGTAACTCCGGGCGGAGCGTCATCAGTTGCCGGAACAGTAACCTACGGCAACCCTGCATCGCCGACCACTAAGTTCATCTCGAACGCGACGGTGGCGAGCACGGTTGGTTCGCCGCTCGTTACGACGACGACAGCGGCACCGGGCGGAACAGCGGGACAGTATACGCTGACCGGATTCGGTGCGGGTAACTACACGATTGGTGTTACGAAGACGACCGGTCAGAACGGCATCTCTTCAGCTGATGCGGCGAGGATTGCCCAGCACGTTTCAGCTGTTTCTGTTATCCCAACTTCTCGTCAGAGGATAGCGGCAGACGTAACGAATAACGGAGCACTGTCATCGACCGACGCAGCACAGATCGCGAGATTTGTGTCGGGCCTAGGGCCACCAATTGGTATCACCAACACGTGGAGGTTCTTTGTCCCGAGCGTAACCGAACCGACGTTCCCGATCGGAGCATCACCGACTACAAGGTCATACACAGACCCGATCGGTGTTCAGACCGGACAGGACTACATCGGTATCCTTGTGGGCGAGGTGACGGGTAACTGGGCAGCAGGTCCGCTTCGACCGGCAGCAGGTCCTGAAAGGAGCACGGCAATAGCAGCTCCGAGACTTGTGACACCGGCAGACAGCGAAGTGATCATACCTGTGGCTATCAACGGAGCGGTGAATAAGGGAATTATCTCTTATGAATTCGATCTCCGTTATGATCCGACAGTGATCCAGCCTCAAGCAGAGCCTGTTGACCTGGCAGGAACGGTTAGCCGCGGCTTAACAGCAGTGGCAAACCCGAACGAGCCGGGACTGCTGAGAGTGGTCATGTACGGAGCGTATCCGATCGACAGCAACGGATTGCTGCTCAATCTCAAGTTCACGGCAGTCGGAGCCCCTGGTTCCACCTCGCCGCTTACTTGGGAGAACGTGATGTTCAATGAAGGCGATCCGGGAACACTTACAACGGACGGAGCGATCGAATTGTCAGCCTCGGCACCAAACCAGGCCGAGCTGACAGGCCGTGTGGTGAACACGATGGGACAGGGCATTGCAAATGCCCGCGTCACATTGACGGACACCACAACGGGAGCTGTCCGTTCTGCAATGTCGAATGGATTCGGAGTCTATCGTTTCGGAGGGCTGACAGTCGGCCAGACGTACACGGTCAGCGTCGATTCCAAGCACTCAACATTCGCCCCGCTGACAGTCAGCATCACCGGCCAGTCAGTTAGCACAGACATGATCGCCGCTCAATAA
- a CDS encoding insulinase family protein: MTEDIKETRLENGLVILTDRMAGVRSATLGFFFRVGSRHEPDHLNGISHFIEHTVFKGTEKRTALDIAIEQDRLGGNLDAFTTHEETGFAIKVIDDQLPNAFDLISDMLINPRFNEVDLESEQRVIIEEMKMIEDSPEDYLGEIFSEAFFSGHPLGMNIAGTPKTVRSFDHEVTRRYHEEVFNFSNLVIVAAGNVEHQQIVDLVLNTNFNRPKTEGSLLKQGLKTHKPVLAAPLLIKQNPNLEQAHLIIATPFVSETDERRYAADLLESIIGGGTSSRLWQKVREERGLAYSVGASAIMYQDCGMFSIFAGTSPDQVKEVVDISIAEMRDMVNNGITAEELELAKQQTVSSILLSLEDSASRAASLAQCEITHGRQISVEESIENVKAVEANDIKALAREYFRSEKLAFAALGDLKDLEIERSRLTI, translated from the coding sequence ATGACAGAAGATATAAAAGAAACGCGGCTCGAAAACGGCTTGGTTATTCTCACAGATCGCATGGCGGGCGTTCGCTCAGCAACGTTGGGGTTCTTTTTTCGCGTGGGATCGAGGCATGAGCCTGATCATTTGAACGGCATCTCGCATTTTATTGAACACACAGTATTTAAAGGCACTGAGAAACGCACGGCTCTCGACATCGCGATTGAGCAAGACCGCCTTGGCGGTAATCTCGATGCTTTTACGACGCATGAGGAAACTGGCTTTGCCATCAAGGTGATCGACGACCAACTACCGAATGCGTTCGATTTAATTTCCGACATGCTCATCAATCCACGCTTTAACGAGGTCGATCTCGAAAGCGAACAGCGCGTGATCATCGAAGAGATGAAAATGATCGAAGACTCGCCGGAGGATTACCTCGGCGAGATCTTTAGCGAAGCATTTTTTTCGGGTCATCCGTTAGGAATGAACATTGCCGGAACGCCAAAGACTGTTCGAAGTTTTGATCACGAAGTCACGCGAAGGTATCACGAGGAAGTTTTTAACTTCTCAAACCTCGTCATCGTTGCCGCAGGTAACGTCGAGCATCAACAGATAGTCGATCTGGTTTTGAATACCAATTTTAATCGCCCTAAAACAGAAGGAAGCCTGCTAAAGCAGGGACTCAAGACGCATAAGCCGGTTTTGGCAGCGCCGTTGTTGATCAAACAAAATCCGAATCTGGAGCAGGCTCACTTAATTATCGCAACGCCTTTTGTGTCCGAGACCGACGAGCGCCGTTACGCCGCTGATCTGCTTGAAAGCATAATCGGCGGCGGCACTTCGAGCCGTTTATGGCAGAAAGTGCGCGAGGAGCGCGGCTTGGCATATAGTGTCGGTGCTTCGGCGATCATGTACCAGGATTGCGGGATGTTCTCGATCTTCGCCGGAACTTCGCCGGACCAAGTTAAGGAAGTCGTCGATATTTCAATTGCCGAAATGAGGGACATGGTAAACAATGGAATTACGGCTGAAGAACTCGAACTTGCCAAGCAGCAGACCGTTTCATCGATCCTGCTGAGCCTTGAAGATTCCGCATCGCGTGCAGCATCACTCGCACAATGCGAAATTACTCACGGACGCCAGATCTCGGTTGAAGAATCTATCGAAAATGTTAAGGCTGTCGAGGCAAATGATATTAAGGCTCTAGCTCGAGAATATTTCCGCTCTGAAAAACTGGCGTTTGCGGCATTGGGTGACTTGAAAGACTTGGAGATAGAGAGGTCAAGACTTACGATCTAA